The Theileria equi strain WA chromosome 2 map unlocalized gcontig_1105316255037, whole genome shotgun sequence genomic sequence tctttccattatacTGAAGTGAGTGGACCTTAAATGGTTTGTTGTCTTGAATAGTTTGTTTGAATTCATAAATATCATTGATACCTGAGAGTTTGTGGCCAATTATATTAACTTTATTTTTGCAGTAATAAGCACTTCTTGTTATCTTTTTGAATATGTCTAATGAAACAGATCTGGCATATTGACAGCTTAAATTCTCTAGTCTCTCATTCAGACTTTTTGGAGGATTTCCAAGGCTATTTTCCTGAGTCCAGGAAGTATTATCACCCCAATTCGTTACATCCTTTCTCGTTACAGGGTTATTATTTGTGTAATAATCAATCAGTCCCCCCTGTTTTTTTACCTCAATTACAAACGGTCTCTCTTCAACGTCATAGTATACTGCTACTTCCAAAACACCAGGAACTTGATGTGGTCCTGCATGTACTAATGTATTGTTATACTTTACATTGAATAATGTAAACGGTTTGCCCCCTTTAAGTTTGTGGGTGTGTCTAGTGTACCCCTTAGAAGGACTATCGTCTGCCTTAGTAGCGATAATATTATCTGGACTTTTCTCACATTTACATCCTGATACACCACATTTTTTACCTATCTCTAACTTGAGCACCCTCTCTCTGCCTCTAGTCAttctccatgttcagagagaGTATGATCTTTAAAAcctctgagatccatgagagtctcctAGCTACTcactccctagacaaccattcattcatcctccctcacaagtagctcaccgtcagagagactatccacagaacaatATGAGCAACTATCAACACGCTTTCCCCTCTGGTTGTTTACCTTCCTAGTAGCAGCCCTGTTGTCTAACTACGCACATTCACTCTAATACGCCACTTTACCACATTTATCTTACATTAATTTCACCCTTTGCCAATTTCACGCATTAAACGTACCTGCCGGTGAGTGTGTCTAGAGCCTTGACGACCTGTCCATAGGTTCCTTCTCCGAGGTGCTTGCCTAGGGGCTTGAAGCGACTCTCAATTCCGGAACTTTGGGGTGATTCCTGCGTCTTTATCTCTAGGGATGCGATATCTTTGTcattttcctcctttttgATTCCTTCATTTTTAACCACGTCGCTTTCCTTCTTTAGGGTATTTTCAAGACTCAATTCAGTGCCAACGGCATCTTCAACCTTTACTGGAACTTCAACGGCCTCTCGTTTGACCTTGACGCCGGGATTTTCCGGACTCGTCTCAGTTTTCCTCTTTACTCCCTTGGCCTCATCGCCATCTGCCACGTCCTCTTTCATGGTCCATAAACTTGGGGTTTGGGCCTGGAGATCGCCagaatgaaaaattaaTTCTGAGGGACCGAGTGTGTAGCGAGGAAATGTGTGGGTggaattttcctccttCTCCCACGGGAGGGGCACTTGGTTTCTTCCATGGCGCCGCAGGGCTTTTCGAGGTACAAAAATTTTTTTGGCCTGGCGGCTCTGGTTGGCGGTTCGGTCGTTTTCGTGCGCTACAGGCTCGTCAAGACTCGACGAGATTCTTTGGTACGACGACGTTTCATTCTCTAATTCTGCAATCATGTAGGCCAGGTTCGAGAATAGCGAGGAAGGGAGAAAGTTGAGGGTAAACTCCGTGAGCTTCGCCCCCAAAATGGATCTCTAGGCGGAGCCTCCGTGTCTTGTACATCCACAGGGAATGCTCTAGACAAGGAACAACCACTCGTAGATGTTTCAGGGCTGAGGATGAAGGAAGAAGGCATGTACAGTGACAATTATGGAATGAGAAATTAGCTACTTTGTTGGCTGGAGTGGCATGCACAAATCGTGCGATGAATACAGGGGACCGGTGTTCCCGTTGATTTCCCTCAAGAGTTTTCTAAATGTGCATTTATGATGGAATTATAGATGTACGGGAATATGTAAGAATGCAGACAAACCTGCCCAGAATGAGATACTGCAGTACAATCTTCAAGCTTGAGAGGTTTGCATCCTTGTGCGCTAAATGGGCGTTAATGAGAGTATTAAAACATACATAAAATGGCATCGTTGACGACTTTCGAAGTCTCTAGTCTTCTATTGAAATCCAGGCATTCCTTTAGGGGACTTGATTCGTAATCCTTGTAGGCAATCAGACCGCACGTTTcctgaatattttaattatCGTTACAAGTGGAGGTACCTTTAGCAGCTTCTTGATGCTCtcatcatttaaaaattcatcaGAATCCTCAGAGGTAACGACGTGTTGCTGAATGAAATCCCTTAGCCAATTTATTGCCTCCATTGCATCTGTACCCGATTTTAGCATCTCAACAAAATGCTGCGTGACCAACATGGCATAGGACAGTGAAGTTTTCTTGACTTGTGGAAACTCTTCCATTAGCCTCTTAACTACCGCTTTCGAGTCTCCCTGAAGAATCTGCTTCAGAAGCTCCGATCTAGTATCCAAGGTACTTTCTAGTGTCTCTATGACCTTGTCAGAAATGTGCAAGGATGGAAGGAATTCTGGTTTTTCCTTTACGTCTTTCATCTCatcctccttttcttcatctttgtCCGTCGCATCTTGTTTGTCCAGGGAAACACCCGTCTCTCTCTTGAAGGCTTCCAGAGTCTTGGAATATCCGCGATGGAGTAGATACAAATGAACAACAGTATTTAGCGATTTATCCGATACGtttattttatcaatttcATCTCTCTCAGCGGTGAGTGTGTCCTGAAAAATACCATAAGAGTAAACTAAAAcaaactttaaaatattcttcaaTGTTAAATTTAAATGGTCCAGTAAAGTTGAACTTGACTGAATCCTCTGAGGAGCTTAGGCCAACCGTAGGAAAGTTATCGACATGATGAAGTGATCCAGCCTCTCCTATCAAGGTTCCATTTTTTGTGCAAAAATAGCATTGTTTGATGTAATCTATTCCACATCCTATAACAtctccttttccatatGTTGAACCATAAGTTTCAGTCTTGGATCCTCCATTCATGCGAGTTCCATCTTCGGATTTATAGCCAAAGGAATTAGGCTCAGAGCCTGGATGTTTATTCAAGTGGTAGTTGCTATGTGAGAAGCCAACTACGATTTTGGGTTGACTATCGCagtttaaaatttcaatTTCGTAATAATACAAGGGGCAATTTGTTGGTGCACAAATGTCAGATTGGATAGCCTATATGTTGATATGAAATGTGAAAGGATGATGGACATGTAAAAATATGAATGGGAATGAAAAAGTGGTGAGATTATAGTGttggtgaagatgatgattcCAGATTTGTTCATAAGGCCCCTTAGTTATGACAGCGCATTTGCAATGTTTATAGAGGGTATCAAGAGTACCGTTTTAATAATAGGTTGTTACCATATTTACTAGGAATAATTTTGGGTCGTGGTGaatatatccaaaataaAACCTGTAAATCCTAAAATactccatagactcctaaatctgtctaacccaggggtctcctttagaacgtttgtagatccaccagccaaatccagtaagaccaccggctccggcaagagtaccagaggtagaTCCAAACgctgtccatagtacagaACCAGCAGCAACGGTAGGACCAGCAAGAGCAGCAGGAGCTTCAACAGGAGGTTCAGAAGGAGCAGCATTAGTAGTAGGAGAATCAGAAGTAGGTTCAGAATCTCCAGGAGTAGTTCTGGGAGCAGGTCCATAAGTACCAGTATCACTAGAACCAACAATAGtatcagattcttcagatTTTCTTTGATCATTTCCCTCAGGTTCgctctcttccttttctttttccGCAGTTtcaattttggattctaGTCTTTGTCCATCACCATCATTACGTAGAGTTTGTAGTAGTGTTTCTTGTGATGGATTAGCAGCACCTCCAGGAAGAGATCGTTCTTCGCCAGATTGTAGAGCTAGAACAGCAGCCACTCCTTTTTCATCACAAGCAACAACTAGAGCACTTCCAGGTAGACTAACAGGACAAGTAGCAGCATTATCTTCAGGAGAAGTAACAAGTTCAGGAGCagttttttcttcttgacGTTCTATAACACTTTCAGCAGAATCAACATTGGTAACAGTTCCAGGAGTAAGAGCAGCAACTTCAGCTTGTTGAGGTTGAGGATCTTCAACTTGAAGTTCTCCAGGTTTAGCTCCAGATTCTGATTTAGCAACAGAAGGAACAGATTCTTCTTGAGTACTTTTAGGGAGTTCTTCATCTCTGGCTGAGacttcatcttctttagcAGTAAGATCAGGAACATCACCAGTATCAGGAGACGGATCATTACCATCTACAGCACCACCTTTACCATTATCACCATGTAGACCAGCAGGACAAATAATCTTGTCTGCCAATCCAAGAGCTGTACCTAATCCAACTGTACCAAGTGCACTAGCTACAACTGATCCACCTAGTACGGAACCAACAACTTTACCAGCTGCTCCTCCAAGTGTTTTAAATAGCTCAAACGTATCTACTTTAGCTTCAACTTCACCAACACTAGTGGTATCGGTATCAGCACCTCCAGTACTCTCTCCAGAACCGCTACCGGCAGAGCTTTCAGTCCTTGGAGAGGTCATAGGTAGAGCAACAGGAAGAGTAGGTGGAAGTTGCGTTTGTTGAGCTTCTGCAGCTATCGTCTGTATTGTTTCTTGCTCTTCTTTCTGTGCTATTTGTGCTTCTCTCTTTCTCACCCTTTCTTCAGCTAGCTTGAGTTTTTTCTTTTGGagctcttccttctcttcaGTTTGGGATCCTAATCCTGGtccatcatcttcagaACGTGGTTGAGGCTTTGGAGCGgtacattttccatagtCGTTACATCCTAGTCGTTTTAGTTCCTCTGCAAGTTTTTTAAAGTCTTCATTACACCTTTTGATTTTATCTGGCACTTCGTTAAGTTCATTTCTGGGTTTTACCCATTGATCACTATCCAGAGTTCCCTTCTGATACCAACCTGTAGCTGAGCCTCCATCGACGTAGATAAGTACCGGTTTCTTTCCACAGTTGAATGAATAAACACTAACAGGACCTTGTATGGGAAATGGATGTCCATTTAATTTGATCCTCTTTCTATTCTCAGGCTTATTAGCATCACTACCATGGAGATAATACTTAATGCCTGCCAGTTGATCACCACCTTTAATGgagtgtttgtagtatCCAATTTGAGAGGAAGCTGAAACTTTCTCAAGAGTAACAGTGACCTTCCGATCATTACCATCATGGCAACTGCAGCAATATGGCTTCTTAGCAGTCCATACGGTATAGGAAGCATCATGTGATAGGTCCATAATTACCGCATCATAGTTCAAACAGAGTAGGTCATCAAGCGTTCTTTCAAGATCATTATTTCTGAGTGGAGGGTGAGAAGTGTTATTAAGTGCAATCCAAGAGCCATTTCTCTTGCTGCCATAATAGGTAGTTGTATCACCAGTAGTTACTCCTACTATGAGAGCTGTCCTAGGTCCGTCATTCTCAtgcttccagtaataagctgAAACCGAAGTAACATTGGCAGTATTTCGGATTGCACTAATATTGGCACCATCACCCTGGATTTCCTTTAATGTGAACTCTCCTCCATTCTGTAAAGTATGCTCATACTCGTAGAAGTTCGAAGTAAGTCCTTGGTCAGTAGGATAAGGGGATCTTTTGACTTGAAGGTTAGTGCCAGTTCCAATAGACTCATATCCATTATAAGTCTCAGGAGTATTACCTTTTGGCCTTATGTTAAACTTGATGATTACTCCTTGTGGTTGAGATG encodes the following:
- a CDS encoding conserved hypothetical protein (encoded by transcript BEWA_038790A); translation: MKEDVADGDEAKGVKRKTETSPENPGVKVKREAVEVPVKVEDAVGTELSLENTLKKESDVVKNEGIKKEENDKDIASLEIKTQESPQSSGIESRFKPLGKHLGEGTYGQVVKALDTLTGRYV
- a CDS encoding hypothetical protein (encoded by transcript BEWA_038800A), with the translated sequence MSSINIKRKCPNGENSRATTEKCPTHKHYNVSLTKVYNPPEGPHYKVCKHTRKTVTIRYLRYDGQNLTDEGGNTKLTEKHSGIKEVSTYYSAKYDYGQDYIDKPLLLRIKDEGNNYHWYFNADADDTEEDEQYEEPKEKPNTRWKAIPEGETEFYQGNNPTPTLRIKLNTLACKLHNLHSVNIYEKETYSCACSKTKVSEETDLSGYTKYKHEYDTNANFVRYRKVSLEEDDDGSLTLDDITGDLSVYYWDKDEEHRKKPLVIEVNVGGIKAYYGNNGKHDNAKWSVMESVSPETLHKQKCKLFRPADINVFEQQQYKNTYCESISHDECPENVEVSTYNNLSNLNGYKAVQHTYGGGKFTITGFTKGPFPGNGLDKDFPIWDVAELVVFFASCADPKDPATSKPLLVYVGSNDEKTQIHKWYSRTNEGDTKWKTISNNLDQQPPHDVRDILVTTLDEIKKELGLRCPGEEIPQQPPPPVPLPQALKASQPQGVIIKFNIRPKGNTPETYNGYESIGTGTNLQVKRSPYPTDQGLTSNFYEYEHTLQNGGEFTLKEIQGDGANISAIRNTANVTSVSAYYWKHENDGPRTALIVGVTTGDTTTYYGSKRNGSWIALNNTSHPPLRNNDLERTLDDLLCLNYDAVIMDLSHDASYTVWTAKKPYCCSCHDGNDRKVTVTLEKVSASSQIGYYKHSIKGGDQLAGIKYYLHGSDANKPENRKRIKLNGHPFPIQGPVSVYSFNCGKKPVLIYVDGGSATGWYQKGTLDSDQWVKPRNELNEVPDKIKRCNEDFKKLAEELKRLGCNDYGKCTAPKPQPRSEDDGPGLGSQTEEKEELQKKKLKLAEERVRKREAQIAQKEEQETIQTIAAEAQQTQLPPTLPVALPMTSPRTESSAGSGSGESTGGADTDTTSVGEVEAKVDTFELFKTLGGAAGKVVGSVLGGSVVASALGTVGLGTALGLADKIICPAGLHGDNGKGGAVDGNDPSPDTGDVPDLTAKEDEVSARDEELPKSTQEESVPSVAKSESGAKPGELQVEDPQPQQAEVAALTPGTVTNVDSAESVIERQEEKTAPELVTSPEDNAATCPVSLPGSALVVACDEKGVAAVLALQSGEERSLPGGAANPSQETLLQTLRNDGDGQRLESKIETAEKEKEESEPEGNDQRKSEESDTIVGSSDTGTYGPAPRTTPGDSEPTSDSPTTNAAPSEPPVEAPAALAGPTVAAGSVLWTAFGSTSGTLAGAGGLTGFGWWIYKRSKGDPWAIQSDICAPTNCPLYYYEIEILNCDSQPKIVVGFSHSNYHLNKHPGSEPNSFGYKSEDGTRMNGGSKTETYGSTYGKGDVIGCGIDYIKQCYFCTKNGTLIGEAGSLHHVDNFPTVGLSSSEDSVKFNFTGPFKFNIEEYFKDTLTAERDEIDKINVSDKSLNTVVHLYLLHRGYSKTLEAFKRETGVSLDKQDATDKDEEKEDEMKDVKEKPEFLPSLHISDKVIETLESTLDTRSELLKQILQGDSKAVVKRLMEEFPQVKKTSLSYAMLVTQHFVEMLKSGTDAMEAINWLRDFIQQHVVTSEDSDEFLNDESIKKLLKVPPLVTIIKIFRKRAV